A genomic window from Prochlorococcus sp. RS04 includes:
- a CDS encoding serine hydrolase → MSFYYLSQEMGLALNDILRRVCSHDKDFSREDISITWINYKSENKSVFKGFGTGINNKKMVYPASIVKLVYGLAAFYWIKKGSLLLSDEIIDAVGKMLSFSSNNATSFLIDLLTGTTSGPRIEGELWENWKYQRSIINDWLHDLNWEELVGINCCQKTWDDGPFGREKEFYGYDNKNRNAMNSDSAARVMEEIMIHIDYRENNLNLRSFLKRNLNKVVLKNDSFNQIEGFLGEGLPESINLWSKAGLMSEVRHDSAWWINNQSLQTLLVVFCNGEKYSKDSSLLPFIAKEVYDFNKRYTIED, encoded by the coding sequence ATGTCCTTTTACTATTTAAGTCAGGAGATGGGTCTAGCCTTAAATGATATTTTAAGGAGAGTATGCTCTCATGATAAAGATTTTTCAAGAGAAGATATTTCGATAACTTGGATTAATTATAAAAGTGAAAATAAAAGTGTATTTAAAGGTTTTGGAACTGGCATTAATAACAAAAAAATGGTTTACCCTGCCAGCATAGTCAAGTTAGTTTATGGCCTTGCGGCATTTTATTGGATTAAAAAAGGAAGTTTATTATTATCAGATGAAATTATTGATGCTGTAGGGAAAATGTTGTCTTTCTCTAGTAATAATGCAACAAGCTTTTTAATTGATTTACTTACTGGAACAACAAGTGGCCCTCGTATTGAAGGCGAATTATGGGAAAATTGGAAATACCAAAGAAGTATAATAAATGATTGGCTACATGATTTAAATTGGGAAGAATTGGTTGGTATAAATTGCTGTCAGAAGACTTGGGATGATGGGCCATTTGGTCGTGAGAAAGAATTTTATGGATATGATAATAAAAATAGAAACGCTATGAACTCTGATTCAGCTGCAAGGGTTATGGAGGAAATTATGATTCATATTGATTATCGAGAAAATAATTTAAATTTGCGAAGTTTTTTAAAAAGAAATTTAAATAAAGTTGTTCTTAAAAACGATTCTTTTAATCAAATAGAAGGTTTTTTGGGTGAAGGATTACCAGAAAGCATTAATCTTTGGAGTAAAGCAGGCTTAATGTCTGAAGTTAGACATGATTCTGCTTGGTGGATTAATAATCAATCTCTACAAACTTTATTAGTAGTTTTTTGTAATGGAGAAAAATATTCCAAAGATTCTTCCCTTTTACCGTTTATAGCAAAAGAAGTATACGATTTTAATAAGAGATATACTATTGAGGACTAA
- a CDS encoding recombinase family protein produces MTFKFKRKRILLSEKSKNSKAIGYARATHNEYEYLEEQIKILKEEGCSLVFSEFISLDEEIKPQLNKAINSLSKGDQLIITQLDRAFKNKQECLITINKLINKDIQLRTLTGFFAANESSNANSSIFKILYELDNLEDKSLGERKKEQLLRRKLSGNNLGGRPKISPLKESLVIRLRNEGYSYRSIRSQTGIALSTIRRVILEGELA; encoded by the coding sequence TTGACTTTTAAATTCAAAAGAAAACGTATTTTATTATCGGAAAAAAGTAAAAACTCTAAAGCAATAGGTTATGCTAGAGCTACTCATAACGAATATGAATATTTAGAAGAACAAATAAAAATTTTGAAGGAAGAGGGCTGCAGTTTAGTGTTCTCTGAATTTATAAGTTTAGATGAAGAAATCAAACCCCAACTCAATAAAGCTATAAATTCCTTATCAAAAGGCGATCAATTAATAATAACTCAGCTTGATCGAGCATTTAAAAATAAACAAGAATGTTTGATTACCATAAATAAACTTATTAATAAGGATATCCAATTGCGAACTTTGACTGGTTTTTTTGCTGCTAATGAATCTTCTAATGCAAATTCTTCAATTTTTAAGATTTTATATGAATTAGATAATTTAGAAGACAAAAGTTTAGGTGAAAGAAAAAAAGAACAATTATTACGCAGAAAATTATCTGGAAATAATTTGGGAGGAAGGCCCAAAATAAGTCCTCTAAAAGAATCTTTAGTAATCAGATTGCGTAATGAAGGATATTCTTATCGATCAATCAGATCACAAACAGGAATTGCTTTGTCAACAATAAGAAGAGTAATTTTGGAAGGAGAACTAGCATAA